The DNA segment CAACATCAATACCGATAGGATCTGCCGTATTAACAAGAACGTTGCGGCATTACTTCCTTCAGGCATCCATTTAATGGAAACATCATAGAGCGCGCTAAAAAGGTTGCCAAAAACGAGGATTGCCATCGCAATCATGACATTGGATTTCATCTATTTTTCCACAGTACAACTGAATATGCGCGCATGATATATCCCGCAAAAGACAAACTAAAATGATGTTTTTTCGTCAATCATGAATTAAATTAATACTATGATAAAGATCACCTATTAAATTCATACATTGAGCGAATCACTATGCGCAAACTCCCACCACTAAGAGCCTTACAGGTTTTTGAAGCCGCTGCCAGACAGTCTCATTTCTCACGTGCTGCAGCCGAGTTATGCATCACCCAAAGTGCGGTATCTCATCAGGTTAAACAGCTTGAAGAGCATTACGGCGAACGCCTATTTAAACGAGAAGGACGACAACTGCGGCTCACTAGCAAAGGGGAGTTGCTATATCGAGAACTAGAGCGGATCTTTAACGAGTTGAGTGATTTAAGTATGCAGATCAGTGGTGACAGCAATGATCAACTTCGCCTTGCTGTATACAGCTCATTTGCGATCAAATGGCTAATTCCAAGACTCAGCGATTTTAGACGCCAACACCCTCAAATCAAGATCCGCCTCAACATGATCACCGATGACCCAGAGCTAAGTGATAACGTGGCAGATATGTTCATCACGGGCCAAAGTGGTCAATTAGGTTATCACCATCACTTACTGCATAAAGAACGCTTAATTCCGGTTATTAGTCCAAACTTATTGGATCCAGATAGCCTA comes from the Shewanella halifaxensis HAW-EB4 genome and includes:
- a CDS encoding LysR substrate-binding domain-containing protein yields the protein MRKLPPLRALQVFEAAARQSHFSRAAAELCITQSAVSHQVKQLEEHYGERLFKREGRQLRLTSKGELLYRELERIFNELSDLSMQISGDSNDQLRLAVYSSFAIKWLIPRLSDFRRQHPQIKIRLNMITDDPELSDNVADMFITGQSGQLGYHHHLLHKERLIPVISPNLLDPDSLALDELAKHPLLTVDEGPLGLDWDRWFVANNLVLPADQQQHIFSHVLLAIEAAIAGQGIALASDFMVQADIEKGLLVELDLPDILTGFEFYFSCKQRRLKDPAIAAFVSWLSLQ